DNA sequence from the Cohnella herbarum genome:
CATAACGCCGAACTTGGATGTCTCTTATCCGCAATTCCGCTTTTTCCACTTCTTCATCGCTCATGGGGCAATCGTAGGTGCAAGCGTGTTCCTCACGGTCATCGAAGGCTATCGACCGACGGCGGCGTCGGTATTCCGAGCGCTCGGGTGGCTGCACGTGCTGGCGATCCCCGCCGCAATAACGAACGTCATGACCGGCAGCAACTTTATGTTCCTTGCCCGCAAGCCGGACACCGCTTCGATGCTGGACCTGCTTGCTCCGTGGCCGTGGTACCTTCTCCAATTGGAGCTTGTGGCGCTCATTTTATGCTTTTCGCTGCTCGGAATCGTAAGACTCGCAGATCGGTTATGGCGCGTACCTCATGCCCGGTACCCAAATTCGAATTCTTAAGAGACTAACCTCTTAGGTATCAAGTTTAAATCTCGAATGTATCTTGCATGTCATTTGAATCTCGTAAGTATCACATTTAGATCTCTTTGGTATCTCGCCGGCATCAAGTTTTTATCAAATTCATTTCTCATCGAACAAGTTCGTATCTCATATCATCAAGTTCGTATCTCATGTCATCAAGTAAGTATCTCATCGGTATCGCGTCCTTCAACTAAACCCAAACTCGAAATCATAGGAGGCTAATCGCATTATGGAGCTCATGATA
Encoded proteins:
- a CDS encoding YwaF family protein produces the protein MAFEAFSPAHGLGVAIAAIFVIGIIVFRKRLRDTGSRANRNARYALVAILVGCELSLQAWYGITNNWGLYSLPFQLCSIMMWLSAVLLLTRNRKLYEVTFFLGIMGAFQALITPNLDVSYPQFRFFHFFIAHGAIVGASVFLTVIEGYRPTAASVFRALGWLHVLAIPAAITNVMTGSNFMFLARKPDTASMLDLLAPWPWYLLQLELVALILCFSLLGIVRLADRLWRVPHARYPNSNS